Proteins found in one Haloferax litoreum genomic segment:
- a CDS encoding succinylglutamate desuccinylase/aspartoacylase domain-containing protein: MRIYELGDGTPEVSVVGSIHGDEPCGARAIERFVAEDPDVERPVKLIIANEEALDADVRYLDEDLNRAFPGDPHAESHERRLAHDLGREVRGTTAFSIHSTQSYAEPFAIVDTVDAIARSILPRLPVDVAVETNNFAEGRLIEHAHTVEVEAGLQKSDEAAENAYWLIRAFLTATNVLPAPTVASDGGDDIESQTEDDRLKLAAPRENSLDVFKLLERLPKPDADEYEVLAHNFEPVESGEVFARADAETFAAERDFYPILLSAYGYADIFGYAGEKVGELP; this comes from the coding sequence ATGCGAATCTACGAACTCGGTGACGGCACCCCGGAAGTGTCGGTCGTCGGGTCGATTCACGGTGACGAACCGTGTGGCGCGCGCGCCATCGAACGGTTCGTTGCGGAAGACCCAGACGTCGAACGCCCGGTGAAACTCATCATCGCCAACGAGGAGGCCCTTGACGCGGACGTTCGGTACCTCGACGAGGACCTCAACCGCGCCTTCCCCGGCGACCCACACGCGGAGAGTCACGAGCGTCGCCTCGCGCACGACTTGGGCCGGGAAGTCCGCGGCACGACTGCCTTTTCTATCCACTCGACGCAGTCGTACGCCGAACCGTTCGCCATCGTCGACACCGTCGACGCAATCGCGCGGTCGATTCTCCCACGTCTCCCCGTCGACGTCGCCGTCGAGACGAACAACTTCGCAGAGGGGCGACTCATCGAACACGCCCACACCGTCGAAGTCGAAGCGGGCCTCCAGAAGTCCGACGAAGCGGCCGAAAACGCCTACTGGCTCATCCGCGCGTTCCTCACGGCGACGAACGTCCTCCCCGCCCCGACAGTCGCCAGCGACGGCGGCGACGATATCGAATCACAGACCGAAGACGACCGCTTGAAACTCGCCGCCCCCCGAGAGAACAGCCTCGACGTGTTCAAACTCCTCGAACGACTCCCCAAGCCGGACGCCGACGAGTACGAGGTTCTCGCACACAACTTCGAACCGGTCGAATCCGGGGAGGTGTTCGCACGTGCCGACGCCGAGACGTTCGCCGCCGAGCGCGACTTCTACCCAATCTTACTCTCTGCATACGGGTACGCCGACATCTTCGGCTACGCTGGTGAGAAAGTCGGCGAACTGCCGTAG
- a CDS encoding DUF63 family protein, producing MATVSERIGLDPERLWGLGVAAILVALVGGSLAFPRVVYDGFIWKYFWGPVQADANSAVCATRATGVTEYLGSSSACAAAAQPVAYPGYTLVSEVGYMVTLVIALTGVVFLLRRLDIGEKPRFFYALIPFMFFGGAFRVVEDANDAPGMVDALITYPWNTLVISPVIYVTVFAITLVAVLGSVVAERSGVIDDYVKPLFGAGVAILAVTLGYLLFIGVTGAQGATFYPQVLVVILAGATAVAGVTWVLLERFAPEVNAGTGLIGLVIIWGHAVDGVANVVGLDWMTALGAGNNLIPKHPVNRAVVDFTASTLPESILAVTGDAWPFLLVKLVAATAVVWVFDEQIFEDSPRYAILLLIAVLAVGLGPGTRDMLRATFGV from the coding sequence ATGGCAACGGTATCAGAGCGAATTGGTCTCGACCCCGAACGCCTCTGGGGCCTCGGCGTCGCGGCCATCCTCGTCGCACTCGTCGGCGGGTCGCTCGCGTTCCCTCGCGTCGTCTACGACGGCTTCATCTGGAAATACTTCTGGGGCCCGGTCCAGGCGGACGCGAACTCGGCGGTCTGTGCGACGCGGGCAACCGGCGTCACGGAGTACCTCGGTAGTTCGTCGGCGTGCGCCGCCGCGGCCCAACCGGTCGCGTATCCCGGCTACACGCTCGTCTCGGAAGTCGGGTACATGGTCACGCTCGTCATCGCCCTCACGGGCGTGGTGTTCCTCCTTCGTCGTCTCGACATCGGCGAGAAACCACGGTTCTTCTACGCCCTCATTCCGTTCATGTTCTTCGGCGGCGCGTTCCGTGTCGTCGAGGACGCGAACGACGCACCGGGAATGGTGGACGCACTCATCACCTACCCGTGGAACACGCTCGTCATCAGCCCGGTCATCTACGTGACCGTCTTCGCGATTACACTCGTCGCCGTCCTCGGGAGCGTCGTCGCCGAACGGTCGGGTGTCATCGACGACTACGTGAAACCGCTGTTCGGGGCTGGCGTCGCCATCCTCGCAGTCACGCTGGGCTACCTGCTGTTCATCGGTGTCACGGGCGCGCAGGGCGCGACGTTCTACCCGCAAGTTCTCGTCGTCATCCTCGCCGGAGCGACTGCCGTCGCCGGGGTGACATGGGTCCTCCTCGAACGGTTCGCACCCGAAGTGAACGCCGGAACCGGTCTCATCGGCCTCGTCATCATCTGGGGTCACGCCGTCGACGGTGTCGCGAACGTCGTCGGACTCGACTGGATGACGGCGCTCGGTGCCGGAAACAACCTCATCCCGAAGCACCCGGTCAACAGGGCCGTCGTCGACTTCACCGCCTCGACGCTTCCGGAGTCTATCCTCGCCGTCACCGGTGACGCGTGGCCGTTCTTACTCGTCAAACTCGTCGCCGCGACGGCCGTCGTCTGGGTGTTCGACGAACAGATATTCGAGGACAGTCCGCGCTACGCCATCTTGCTCCTCATCGCCGTCCTCGCCGTCGGTCTCGGACCGGGGACGCGTGACATGCTTCGCGCGACGTTCGGCGTCTAG
- the glyA gene encoding serine hydroxymethyltransferase, whose product MDYSHVRDVDPAVADALEGEVERQRDTLAMIASENHVSEAVLEAQGSALTNKYAEGYPGKRYYAGCEYADEVENLAIERAKELWGAEHVNVQPHSGTQANMGVYLAMLEPGDKILSLDLTHGGHLSHGHPANFTGKLYDVEQYEVDAETGYIDYDQLAEKAESFEPDIIVSGYSAYPRAVEWETIQDVADSVDALHLADIAHITGLVAAGVHPSPVGVADFVTGSTHKTIRAGRGGIIMCNEEYASDIDSAVFPGGQGGPLMHNVAGKAVGFKEALEPEFEEYAQQVVDNAKVLSETFEEHGLSVVSGGTDTHLVLVDLRDSHPDLTGGDAEDALESTGIVLNANTVPGETRSAFNPSGIRAGTPALTTRGFGEEEIREVGELIVKVVNDPEDDDVLADVSDSVQELCDAHPLYE is encoded by the coding sequence ATGGACTACAGCCACGTCCGCGACGTCGACCCCGCTGTGGCAGACGCCCTCGAAGGTGAGGTCGAACGCCAGCGCGACACACTCGCGATGATTGCCTCGGAGAACCACGTCAGTGAAGCGGTCCTCGAAGCACAGGGAAGTGCGCTGACGAACAAGTACGCCGAAGGCTATCCCGGCAAGCGCTACTACGCTGGCTGTGAGTACGCCGACGAGGTAGAGAACCTCGCCATCGAGCGCGCCAAAGAACTCTGGGGTGCCGAGCACGTCAACGTCCAACCGCACTCCGGCACGCAGGCGAACATGGGCGTCTACCTCGCCATGCTCGAACCCGGCGACAAGATTCTCTCGCTCGACTTGACCCACGGTGGCCACCTGAGCCACGGTCACCCGGCGAACTTCACGGGCAAACTCTACGACGTAGAGCAGTACGAAGTCGACGCCGAGACTGGCTACATCGACTACGACCAGTTGGCAGAAAAGGCCGAGTCGTTCGAACCGGACATCATCGTCTCTGGCTACTCCGCGTACCCGCGCGCCGTCGAGTGGGAGACGATTCAGGACGTCGCCGACTCTGTCGACGCACTCCACCTCGCCGACATCGCCCACATCACGGGCCTCGTCGCCGCCGGTGTCCACCCCTCGCCCGTCGGCGTCGCCGACTTCGTCACGGGCTCCACGCACAAGACCATCCGCGCTGGCCGTGGTGGCATCATCATGTGCAACGAAGAGTACGCCTCCGACATCGACAGCGCCGTCTTCCCCGGCGGTCAGGGCGGCCCGCTCATGCACAACGTCGCCGGCAAGGCGGTCGGTTTCAAAGAGGCACTCGAACCTGAGTTCGAGGAGTACGCCCAGCAGGTCGTCGACAACGCGAAGGTCCTCTCCGAGACGTTCGAAGAACACGGCCTCAGCGTCGTCTCCGGCGGCACCGACACGCACCTCGTCCTCGTCGACCTGCGTGACTCCCACCCGGACCTCACCGGTGGCGACGCCGAAGACGCGCTCGAATCGACGGGCATCGTCCTCAACGCGAACACCGTCCCCGGCGAGACACGCTCCGCGTTCAACCCGAGTGGCATCCGCGCCGGCACGCCCGCACTGACGACCCGTGGCTTCGGCGAAGAGGAGATTCGAGAAGTCGGCGAACTCATCGTGAAGGTCGTCAACGACCCCGAGGACGACGACGTTCTCGCCGACGTCTCCGACAGCGTGCAGGAACTCTGCGACGCGCACCCGCTGTACGAGTAA
- a CDS encoding inositol monophosphatase family protein: protein MNELGARADRAQRAARDGGAVARRAFRTDIAVETKGGKTDVVTEADRATQRRVIDRIHGSFPDDAIVGEEEDELKSVPDEGASWVIDPIDGTNNFVRDIPVWATSVAAVVDGDPVASANFLPALEDLYAADDEAAYRNGEKLSVSQRDDPETCTVCPTFWWNYDARDEYAAATRAIVTRFGDMRRYGSMQIALSFVADGALDGVITNKRANPWDSVAGVHLVRMAGGRVTDLDGNEWRHDSEGLVASNGHVHDTVLEAAREIADL, encoded by the coding sequence ATGAACGAACTCGGTGCCCGTGCGGACCGTGCGCAACGCGCGGCACGTGACGGCGGCGCAGTCGCGCGACGAGCCTTCCGAACCGACATCGCCGTCGAGACGAAAGGCGGAAAGACGGACGTCGTCACGGAGGCGGACCGGGCCACCCAACGACGCGTTATCGACCGTATCCACGGTTCGTTCCCGGACGACGCCATCGTCGGGGAAGAAGAAGACGAGCTGAAGTCGGTCCCAGACGAGGGGGCCTCGTGGGTCATCGACCCTATCGACGGGACGAACAACTTCGTCCGCGACATCCCCGTGTGGGCGACATCCGTCGCGGCCGTCGTCGACGGCGACCCCGTCGCGTCCGCGAACTTCCTCCCCGCCCTCGAAGACCTCTATGCCGCCGACGACGAGGCCGCCTACCGGAACGGTGAGAAACTCTCTGTGAGCCAACGCGACGACCCAGAGACGTGTACGGTCTGCCCGACGTTCTGGTGGAACTACGACGCTCGCGACGAGTACGCAGCAGCGACGCGGGCCATCGTCACACGATTCGGAGACATGCGTCGCTACGGGAGCATGCAGATAGCACTCTCGTTCGTCGCCGACGGCGCACTCGACGGCGTCATCACGAACAAGCGTGCGAACCCGTGGGACTCGGTGGCCGGTGTCCACCTCGTTCGGATGGCCGGCGGACGTGTCACCGACCTTGACGGCAACGAGTGGCGACACGACTCGGAGGGACTCGTCGCGTCGAACGGACACGTTCACGACACGGTCCTCGAAGCGGCCCGCGAGATTGCGGACCTGTAA
- a CDS encoding YcaO-like family protein, producing the protein MNIGLVGSGPAAESIRAACSDIDAPVTETTPDALDGFDLGFVVSAVGDEAFDVADDAAGRWIAVEIGGIGGHAIADIDAAVSAFDDDSGGFTDLRARVASTTESSGRPSGDRAAVRLAGAVAGRRGISLLSGDDIAGTVVEVPGRERSFLPAPSPTDRDRTVRRDFRSVELDDALARAEMAVDERVGIVTQVGERESFPLPYYMAQTADTTAYADTRAAELAGGAAAGWDEAYMKALGEALERYSAGVYRSSEFAVAPAASRPGAVPPSRFVRPDSYRDPDPDEPIQWVEGEHLATGESVSLPAEFVHYPPPTERHKPSITTGLGLGNSGTEAILSGLYETIERDATMLAWYSTFDPLGLDVADETFQTLAARARSEALDVTALLVTQDVDVPVVAVAVHRDDEWPQFAMGSGADLDANSAARSALAEALQNWTELRAMGPEQAATQGGAIATYADFPEAAEAFVTPDATIPADSVGPDEVPEGEGELDAVVEHITDAGLDAYVARTTPRDVEQLGFEAVRVLVPQAQPLFIGDPFFADRAESVPRELGFEPRLDREYHPFP; encoded by the coding sequence ATGAACATCGGACTCGTCGGGAGCGGTCCCGCCGCCGAGTCGATTCGCGCGGCCTGTTCCGACATCGACGCACCGGTCACCGAGACGACCCCTGACGCCCTCGATGGGTTCGACCTCGGGTTCGTCGTGTCAGCAGTCGGTGACGAGGCCTTCGACGTGGCAGACGACGCCGCCGGACGCTGGATTGCGGTCGAAATCGGCGGCATCGGAGGGCACGCCATCGCCGACATCGATGCCGCCGTCTCGGCGTTCGACGACGACAGTGGCGGATTCACTGACCTCCGTGCGCGCGTCGCGTCGACCACCGAATCGAGCGGGCGGCCCTCGGGTGACCGGGCGGCGGTCCGTCTCGCCGGGGCGGTTGCTGGTCGGCGCGGTATCTCGCTCCTCTCCGGAGACGATATCGCAGGCACCGTCGTCGAAGTCCCCGGCCGGGAGCGGTCGTTTCTGCCGGCACCATCGCCGACCGACCGCGACCGGACCGTCCGACGCGACTTCCGTAGCGTCGAGCTAGACGATGCACTCGCACGGGCCGAGATGGCCGTCGACGAGCGTGTCGGTATCGTCACGCAGGTCGGCGAACGGGAGTCGTTCCCGTTGCCGTACTACATGGCACAGACCGCCGACACGACGGCGTACGCGGATACCCGTGCGGCGGAACTCGCCGGCGGCGCTGCCGCCGGGTGGGACGAAGCCTACATGAAGGCACTCGGCGAAGCGCTCGAACGCTACTCGGCGGGCGTCTATCGGTCGAGCGAATTCGCCGTCGCACCCGCCGCCTCACGGCCGGGGGCGGTCCCGCCGAGTCGGTTCGTCCGTCCCGACTCGTACCGTGACCCTGACCCAGACGAACCGATTCAGTGGGTCGAAGGCGAGCACCTTGCCACGGGTGAGTCTGTGTCGCTTCCCGCTGAGTTCGTCCACTACCCGCCGCCGACAGAGCGACACAAACCGTCGATTACGACGGGACTCGGTCTCGGGAACTCCGGGACCGAAGCGATTCTCTCGGGCCTCTACGAGACCATCGAACGCGACGCGACGATGCTCGCGTGGTACTCGACGTTCGACCCGTTGGGGCTCGACGTGGCCGACGAGACGTTCCAGACCTTGGCTGCCCGAGCACGGTCGGAAGCCCTCGACGTGACGGCACTGCTGGTCACGCAGGACGTCGACGTGCCCGTCGTCGCCGTCGCGGTCCACCGCGACGACGAGTGGCCACAGTTCGCGATGGGTTCTGGCGCGGACCTCGACGCCAACAGCGCCGCTCGGTCGGCACTCGCAGAGGCACTTCAGAACTGGACTGAACTCCGAGCGATGGGCCCCGAACAGGCGGCGACACAGGGCGGTGCGATTGCAACGTACGCAGACTTCCCCGAGGCGGCCGAGGCGTTCGTCACGCCCGACGCGACCATCCCCGCTGACTCCGTCGGACCGGACGAAGTTCCCGAAGGTGAGGGAGAACTCGATGCAGTCGTCGAACACATCACAGACGCCGGCCTCGACGCCTACGTCGCACGAACCACGCCGAGAGATGTGGAGCAACTGGGCTTCGAGGCGGTCCGCGTGCTGGTTCCGCAGGCGCAACCCCTGTTCATCGGCGACCCGTTCTTCGCTGACCGCGCCGAGTCCGTCCCGCGCGAACTCGGCTTTGAGCCTCGATTGGACCGCGAGTACCACCCGTTCCCGTAG
- a CDS encoding DUF309 domain-containing protein: protein MDEHTRDPSVAPPLGNPSGWNADVRMWEHATLRRAVEHGVRLFNSADFHESHDCFEDEWYNYGAGTTESAFLHGMVQVAAGAYKHFDFENDVGMRSLFETALQYLRGTPSDFYGVDVDDVRATLRAALDDPTELHEWQITLDGQQATAYPADYDYAAQLDH, encoded by the coding sequence ATGGACGAACACACCCGAGACCCGAGTGTTGCCCCGCCACTCGGGAACCCGTCTGGGTGGAACGCGGACGTACGGATGTGGGAACACGCGACGCTCCGGAGAGCAGTCGAACACGGCGTCCGCCTGTTCAACTCGGCCGACTTCCACGAGAGTCACGACTGTTTCGAAGACGAATGGTACAACTACGGCGCGGGAACGACAGAGAGCGCCTTCCTCCACGGGATGGTACAGGTGGCCGCAGGCGCGTACAAGCACTTCGACTTCGAGAACGACGTCGGGATGCGCTCGCTGTTCGAAACGGCCTTGCAGTACCTCCGCGGCACTCCGAGCGACTTCTACGGCGTGGACGTAGACGACGTTCGAGCGACACTCCGGGCGGCACTCGACGACCCAACAGAACTCCACGAGTGGCAGATTACACTCGATGGACAGCAGGCGACTGCCTACCCTGCCGATTACGACTACGCGGCGCAGTTGGACCACTGA
- the tbsP gene encoding transcriptional regulator TbsP, whose amino-acid sequence MAIRSNLLAEGVEDIIESVLSSTADEVLVANPTAEVIEGLVAVATEIESDLPQIRLVAEESVLKDVMDDFIVASNAANLVVDGALSMRTARDEVENTLFVTPNSVVALVGAGGKVAGLVTDDEDFVETALDAHRAHWEDAPEFKLRTPPLSRVRETLSEDIGEDTLSDFDAVLASLSSARGDGDGLDEVTISLLVAARNEVLLYDISKWGEDVGIASKATFSRTKTKLEELGLIDTEKVPIDVGRPRLRLKLGDDRLADADVDDLAEVAQSLLE is encoded by the coding sequence ATGGCTATTCGTTCTAATCTACTCGCTGAGGGGGTAGAGGATATCATCGAATCGGTCCTCTCCTCGACGGCGGACGAGGTTTTAGTCGCAAACCCGACCGCCGAAGTAATCGAGGGACTCGTGGCCGTCGCCACCGAGATTGAGTCTGACCTCCCACAGATTCGTCTTGTCGCCGAAGAGAGTGTGTTGAAAGACGTGATGGACGACTTCATCGTCGCCTCCAACGCCGCCAACCTCGTCGTCGACGGCGCACTCTCGATGCGCACCGCGCGTGACGAGGTCGAGAACACGCTGTTCGTCACACCCAACTCCGTCGTCGCACTCGTCGGCGCGGGCGGCAAAGTTGCCGGCCTCGTCACCGACGACGAAGACTTCGTCGAGACGGCACTCGACGCGCACCGCGCGCACTGGGAAGACGCACCCGAGTTCAAACTCCGCACGCCACCACTCTCCCGCGTCCGCGAGACACTCTCCGAAGACATCGGTGAGGACACGCTTTCCGACTTCGACGCCGTGCTCGCGTCGCTCTCGTCCGCACGCGGTGACGGCGACGGCCTCGACGAAGTGACCATCTCGCTCCTCGTCGCCGCACGGAACGAAGTGCTTCTCTACGATATCTCCAAGTGGGGCGAAGACGTCGGCATCGCCAGCAAGGCGACGTTCTCCCGGACGAAGACGAAACTCGAAGAACTCGGCCTCATCGACACCGAGAAGGTCCCCATCGACGTTGGCCGCCCGCGTCTCCGCCTGAAACTCGGCGACGACCGACTCGCCGACGCTGACGTGGACGACCTCGCCGAGGTCGCACAGAGCCTCCTCGAATAA
- a CDS encoding DUF211 domain-containing protein gives MPPIRRLVLDVLKPHAPSTVEFARKVAAASGVDGANALLLETDREVQNIRLVVEGDSIDVDEVEDRITNLGGTVHSIDEVVAGDEMVESRDVPQDWLPP, from the coding sequence ATGCCACCGATTCGTCGCCTCGTCCTCGACGTGCTGAAACCACACGCTCCGTCGACGGTGGAGTTCGCTCGGAAAGTGGCGGCCGCATCCGGCGTGGACGGAGCGAACGCCCTGCTCCTCGAAACCGACCGCGAGGTGCAGAACATCCGACTCGTCGTCGAAGGAGACTCCATCGACGTGGACGAAGTCGAAGACAGAATCACGAATCTCGGCGGGACGGTCCACTCCATCGACGAAGTCGTCGCCGGCGACGAGATGGTCGAGTCGCGAGACGTGCCACAAGACTGGTTACCGCCGTGA
- a CDS encoding sulfite exporter TauE/SafE family protein: protein MALASALVAGGVIGIRHALEADHLAAVATMVEDDGNPSIVGASWGVGHSIPIVVVGLLFVALGVRLPESVTHFFEVTVGAILVVLGARMLLRAAGVSFPTFRNHDHGAQTHRHVSLGSVALGTKHTHVHDESFAVGVLHGFAGSGALVIAMVSAAPGMGQAVAFLTAFSLLTVATMATVSTLWGRSMDVGGTRLLRATAGVVGVVVGGLLVVEQVGLFV, encoded by the coding sequence ATGGCACTCGCATCTGCACTCGTGGCAGGCGGCGTCATCGGTATCCGGCACGCGCTGGAGGCCGACCACCTCGCCGCCGTCGCGACGATGGTCGAAGACGACGGAAACCCGAGCATCGTCGGCGCTTCGTGGGGCGTCGGTCACTCGATTCCAATCGTCGTCGTCGGTCTCCTGTTCGTCGCACTCGGTGTTCGCCTGCCCGAGTCGGTGACGCACTTCTTCGAGGTCACCGTCGGTGCGATACTCGTCGTCCTCGGGGCTCGAATGCTCCTTCGTGCTGCTGGCGTATCGTTCCCGACGTTCCGGAATCACGACCACGGAGCGCAGACCCATCGACACGTCTCGCTCGGCAGCGTCGCACTCGGGACGAAACACACACACGTCCACGACGAGTCGTTCGCCGTCGGCGTCCTCCACGGATTCGCCGGCAGTGGAGCACTCGTCATCGCGATGGTGTCCGCCGCACCCGGAATGGGGCAAGCCGTCGCGTTCCTCACCGCGTTTAGTCTGCTGACGGTGGCGACGATGGCGACTGTCTCAACGCTCTGGGGGCGGTCGATGGACGTTGGCGGGACGCGCCTCCTTCGCGCTACAGCAGGCGTCGTCGGCGTGGTCGTGGGCGGACTCCTCGTCGTCGAGCAGGTTGGACTCTTCGTCTAA
- a CDS encoding Lrp/AsnC family transcriptional regulator — protein sequence MELDATDRAILRLLMEDARTPFSEIARQIDMSSATVHDRVGRMEDAGVIQGYHAHVDPRKVGLGTSALVGFRVKQGREKEALQQLREIEGVQEINLTTGEWDVMLRVYAEDTDALRELMFDHIAELEGFSRSQTMVILGTEYDDPVLPIQGPEDDG from the coding sequence ATGGAACTCGACGCGACGGACAGGGCTATTCTCCGCCTCCTGATGGAGGATGCGCGGACACCATTCAGTGAGATTGCTCGCCAAATCGATATGTCGAGTGCGACGGTCCACGACCGAGTCGGACGAATGGAAGACGCAGGCGTCATTCAGGGGTATCACGCACACGTCGACCCGCGGAAAGTCGGGTTGGGCACGTCGGCACTCGTGGGATTCCGCGTCAAGCAAGGACGCGAAAAAGAGGCACTCCAGCAACTCCGCGAGATAGAGGGCGTCCAGGAGATAAACCTCACCACGGGCGAGTGGGACGTGATGCTTCGCGTGTACGCCGAAGACACCGACGCTCTTCGCGAACTCATGTTCGACCACATCGCGGAACTGGAAGGCTTCTCTCGGTCACAGACGATGGTCATCCTCGGAACCGAGTACGACGACCCGGTCTTACCGATTCAGGGCCCCGAAGACGACGGGTGA